The following DNA comes from Salvelinus sp. IW2-2015 unplaced genomic scaffold, ASM291031v2 Un_scaffold970, whole genome shotgun sequence.
ttatttgtgttgttgttcttgGCTAGCGTGGCTAACGTTAGCGCCGTCATGAAATGGGGCATtagggaagccctacaatattacACTTTTCTAAGGAGTGAGAACGCTTGGGAGCAGGCAATGctgaaaagtaatctttagacatgtatttttcttaaatgtagttttgtaattgactaaaacaagcagacaaaaagaaaattgcatttgaaaaagGTCAGTTTTTGCTGTTAGTCAATTGGGTAGCCACGGGTTGTTTTCCTCACAGGCGGGCGGGGCCGCAACGTTCTATttaataccgactgggactataTAGTGTACCAGTTTTGAACAGGGttcacatagggctctggtcaaaagtaatgcactacagatgataatttgagccagtttgcttaatttgagccagtttgctatagcTGGAAAATAAACCTGTCGcgttgtgaattattatgtggattataattaactgacatttttggggggttaatACAttatttgtaagggaaaatcaaatctgaaatcaaGGTGAATTTACAAACTTCGGaagtctttttaaacctcaaatacagttttacatttcctctattgcaggaaagttctcttgCAAAagcgtgatcaaattaagatcctacatctgtataaagggaatagggtgcaatttcggACACACCCAAAGGCTGCGTGCTTTTATATTAGACATAGTTTTGATAGGCAAAGTGTCAGGTCAGCAACTCTGCATACCGGAGTTGGAGTCCAAGTCCAGACACAGATATTGGCTGTAGCTTGGGTGTGGGGTATGGTCCAAGCCTACGTGGGTCTGGGTGTTTGGGGGACTAGGGGTCAGTAGCAGCAGGGCTATTGTTATGGCTACATTGTATCTGTGCATTGAACAGGAAATCACAGGAcccaaataaatcattaaaatatAGGGATCATACAGGTTCCACGTCTGGCTCCTCAGGCTTCCTCTAACACAACGTCAAGCATATGAGGCATAAGACCCGAATAAGGATGAAGGCAACTGGCTCAGGTTATGCATGAATCATATagcccagggatgggcaactttaatGTGGtaggggccacaaaaaatctgaacacatcatgaggggccgcagttgtGAGCAAAACCTTTTAGCAGCCCCTGCAcctgagagaacagagacattttTTAAGTTTTAGAGTTAATTATTGCACATTTTGACATGGAGCGTAGAGATCATTTtgtagttttaaagcaagtttgctgcaattctacacattttgccatagggtggagagaatttacaattttataactaatttcatgcaattctactcattttttCAATGGGTCAGAGaggaaaatgtgctgttttacagctaatttccaaACATTCTACACATTGTTCCATAGGATGGAGAGAAATGTTAGCAGTTTttgatatgatatctgagtgagaccgactaacaaaatcaatgggggccccccggCCGGTAATTTAACCATGATTaataagtttagatagctggtcgctagactaatttaccaatcaaaaaaatgttgctgacatgggctaattgagtaacTATcattgactgacataacaagagaaaaactgctgatgcacaaccaaatttctaaattgcaccttgtgtatttgtcacggatccctccggaactttcattacgcacacctggcccctattcccagtgattagtaattgtataagtgtgtccttggtttaccattgtcctgtcgattattgttactatgtccgttggtgcgtgtgagtacctgtgctgtgtgttttggctttcgtgccattgtggattgcgcagatgattacgggtctcatcccgtctgttaatcattgtgcgcttatgttatttattcgaggtactcctcgctcttttgtttgggtttctaccctgtgtttttgtatagtgtttgtttggtcttcgtccccgtgcctttacaggGCACTCTGTCAtctgggtaaaataaaaaaaactattacccattcctgcgtctgtctcccgaatcTCTTTATGCCAACGTGAgagtattctactattctaacttgtaacagtaagttgagaccctgactgagttttttttgttgtgaaaATTTATCCGAGGGCCTTCAAAAGTTGCCCATTCCTGATATAGCCTAACATATGACTTATTATGTTATGTTTGTTATCAAAACCGCCAAATTGTGAGGAGGGataatttattataaatattGCACTAGCCTACTTCTGCAAATGTAGATAAATACACTGGTTATGATGTAGTGTAAATGCCTGCAGAAAACCTCAATGGAAGTCCACTgaaagcaagtgaaatatattCAGCTAGGTCTTCAATCTAATCCAGTCAGTCTCCCAAAGACTTGCTCAACAGtaataatttaaaatgtatgttgAGGATGTAGGCTACTAACAATGTTTTCTAAATAAATCTGTAATATTTTTATTGAACAGTCCCTAAACTCCCATCCCTGGCTGTGAGATATTTGTCCACACAGTGACCGCAGTGCTGTGGGGTTATGGAATAACAAGGTGCTCCATGCATTATTAATGGGAGCTCCACCGTGAATCTGTTCAGAATAATATCAGCCATTTCCCTCCGCCTCATTACTGCGTGCTTTTAAGCATGTGTTTGGTCGCCATGGACACCCCACTCtacaacattctctctctctcctcccccccacctccctccacccACCCTCTCCTATTGAGATTCAGGTCATGAACGGCACTTGCTGTTTTTAATTTCATTTCATCATAAGCGCTTTTAGACTGTTGCCAGAGCTTATTTGCAGTTTTTCTGCGGACCTCTTCACTACTGCCTTCTGACAGGACAGATGCTGCAATTAATCAAGCCGGGCGGAGAAATGGGCATCGTTGCTCCACACAGAGATGAAGAGCCAATCACTACACACTAAGCAATAGCAGCCAGCCCTCAAAATCCAAATTACAAATGCCTTTTCAAACTAACTAATTGAATACAAAGCCTCATTTTGAAAATTATATAAATCGGCGGTATAAAATATGCATGAGTTTtatttcaccatttttttacagGTCCAGATTTATTTCACAATTGGTTTATGATAAACGTCCCTCCCCCCTACGTAGTCTAATGGCTTTGCTGCTCATTGTGGATATATGATAATTATTGTTTGCCAGCCTTCCCTCCCCCACTCACTCTCCATGTTGATGTAAGCTCAGAGCCCCCTGAAGATAGGCTATCTTAGAAATGAAGTAGTTAATATGTGGTGGTACGAAACGGTTAGTTCCTGGTGAAGAAAGAGTCAGAATCCAAAACATTTGTCAGTGAGAATGAGGACTGTTATTGAGACAAGCACCAGTTACATGCTGACTCTTTCCAGTCTCAACACTGTTTGTTTGACACAGTTACAATGGTTGGTACTCCATGTTGAAATCACAGAGAAACATATACACACTATAATAATGGCAACATGAGAAGTAGGTTTTATATCCCTGcatcgttattattattattattattattatattatacgtCTTATTTACTCCATACAAAGCATACAAatctctttttttattattatcttgAAATaattatatacataaatatagTTTTTCTCTTTAAATTTTTCAATAGCTAACAATATGAAGACGTCATACAAAATTATGGCTAGTATCGTATAATAGATGGAATGTCTCTGGTTATGTTTTCATTTAAGCTCAAATGTTAAATTGAATGTCCTATTAAGAGCTCAAAAACAAGTAGAATATTCATactgaaatgtatttattctatGGACAGTTTTCAAAAATCAGTTGGATTTTTATCTGTAAGCAAAATACAAACAAATGAATTGCTGCTATTATAACTCATAAAAAAGTATAAAAGAGCAGAAATGCACTACGTGATATAGTAATCATACAGGTCATTTTACCAATGTTTTAATTACAGCCTCACATATTAAAACTTTACAACAGGTGATATGAAAAATGTACAACGCTTCTCTTTTCATCATGGATATATCACTTCATCTGGCAAGAAAATACCCCCATTGCCTTTTCAATTGGCTCTGACAGTGCAACAAAGTGTCTCTGCTACTTCTTCTTACTTTTGATAAGTTTTGTAGTATCAAGGAGTACGTAGTGTAaaaatacatcaatcaatcatgAAACCATCAACCTTGATCGTGGAATTTTTCATTTACCATAAAATATCCCCTttatcacacaaaaaaaaacataatttaattgTTAAACATCTGAGgtaaaaacaaatacataaaaGGAGGATTTTTTTGGAGTGCCAGTTTTACACACACTTTTTGAGCAAATGGGTATTTTAGTGGAAAGAGGAGGTCCCCAACTCTACAAAACACTTACAGTAGGTTACATTTACAGTTTGATGACATATGATGACATAAATGATCTTATGGCAGTTTATGTCTCAGTCTGtccattcctccattcctccatccagcAACCCCCACAATCCCCCATCCCCAAGACATTTTTCAGTTCCCTTTTTCCTTAAGATATTGTCTCTTGCCTTCATGCCATAGGATGAATGCACTCAGATATCACATTGGCCTGAAATGCATGATGGTTTAATGGAGAGTTTCCATTAGACAATTTGTTAAACAGTTACATCTGCAGGAATGTAGGGCAAGAGAAAAATGGGAAAAAGGTAGAAAGTCTCATAATATACTGGCCAGTGTGGAAACAAGTTTAATGTGTGGGTTACTGGTATCCAGTATTGTACCTGTAAGTCATTCAGTTCAGGTGTTCTTCTCTGGGAGAGGTTAGAGCTGCAAAAAATGCCTGTTGAAATCCATTCATTGTGTCCAGTAGTTGGGCTGAACTGACAACTTTGACCTCATAAATAAAGCTTTATCGTTAAATAAAAACAGGGCATTCCTTCCCCTGTGTGAGTCAGGTACACCAGTCCTTTCACAAATGTGCCCAAAGTCAGTTTTGAATTGACAATTGAGCggagaaacacaaacaaacaaacaataaacaatcaatGGGCATTTGCCTACCGACTTTTCCTCATAGCGCAGCCTATTTTATAGACAAAATCCAGCTAAGGTATCTGCCCCTTTACATGTCTACGTAGGTATTCATATCCGTCTATAACAATGGACAAGTTCTTTGTAAAACATTCTAATTCTTACACACTTCTTAAGTGYAACTTAGAAAAGCAAYGTGGAAAWTATGCTTTTATTTCTATTCCTCTTCTTTGAGATAAGATAGATATCTTCCATTCATTTGGCTCAGTAGATGGAGACCTGGGACAGAACCTGGGCATGGGCCTGGATCTGGGAGGGGTGTGGCTGCTGGGGRGCGGGTTGGGGACTGCCCATGGAGGCGGAGCCCCCCACTGATTGAGGCGTGCTRGGTGAGTGYTGTGGTGGGGAACACTGGGACtggtgctgttgctgctgttgttggagATGCTGCTGCATCTGCTGCTGGTGGAGCTGCTGCATCTGCATCTGGTGGAGTTGCAGTTGCTGTTGCTGCATGTCatgcctctgctgctgctgctgctgctgctgctgctgctgttgttgttgctgctgttgttgctgctgcatgttgtgttgctgcagcTGCTGCTGGAGGTGGTGCTGGAAATGCTGATGCTGCATCTGCTGCTGGATCTGCTGGTGGTgcatctgctgctgctgcatctGGTGGTGCTGCAGGTGTTGCTGcatctgctgctgctgtgtttgctgctgctgcagctgctgcatGTGCCCCCCCACGCCACCCTGCATGGGCGGGCTCATCTGGGACACGGCCGTGGGCTGGGCTCCGGCCACCATggcccctcctccaccacctccacccatCTGGTTCAGCAGCTGGGATGGCACACCGTTGGGCATGTTCTGGTGCTGCACCGCCACCGAGGTCACGATCTGGTTGCCCCCCAGCCTCATCTGCAGCGGCTTGGGGGCGATGGCCCGTGGCATGCCGTTCTGGAGAGCCTGGgccatggaggacatggaggacatggacGGGTGCTGGGAGAGTGGCGAAGGCAGCATCAGACCTGGGGACAGGCTGGTGGAGGCCAGGGTCTGCTGGACTGAACGGATGGTCTGAGCCTCTGCTGATTCCTGGGCAGCCTGGAAGGGAAACAACAGCATGTTAGATACAGACTAGGAATGGACACTAGACTTACTCACTAAACAAATATGTTTATTTAGACAATAGCCTGAGGTAACAACGTCTAGCTATAAATCCTCTTACTTTCTAAGATTGCAATCTTGAAAAGATTCATGATGTGGATGCAGCTCGTGCAGGAACATTTGAATATCTAAGTTTACTATTTGTCACAatgaaattcaaatcaaatcaatgtttatttgtcacatgcacaggatactgCTGTtataaacggtacagtgaaatgcagcgctcctcaacaatgcagtacaaacatcaatatcaataataatcaagtcaaatcaaaaatataacaagtaagaaataaaagtaggGTTCTTGGGCTTCTTCCCAGCAGTTCAC
Coding sequences within:
- the LOC112069312 gene encoding TOX high mobility group box family member 3, whose protein sequence is MQTFHTPSLGDEEFEIPPITPPPETESGLGLSDVDSPFPGHPLQHRGPFTPQFPPQSLELPSITISRNLMDQEGLSSINGLPLNMQGHLHQYPPNPTMVMRSIISMNNPNGMMSRNQLTTINQSQLSAQLGLNMTGPKIPHTSPSPPASKSATPSPSSSINEDDQDQDNRVMAGEKRPAPDAGKKPKTPKKKKKKDPNEPQKPVSAYALFFRDTQAAIKGQNPNATFGEVSKIVASMWDGLGEEQKQGYKSKTEAAKKEYLKALAAYRASLVSKAAQESAEAQTIRSVQQTLASTSLSPGLMLPSPLSQHPSMSSMSSMAQALQNGMPRAIAPKPLQMRLGGNQIVTSVAVQHQNMPNGVPSQLLNQMGGGGGGGAMVAGAQPTAVSQMSPPMQGGVGGHMQQLQQQQTQQQQMQQHLQHHQMQQQQMHHQQIQQQMQHQHFQHHLQQQLQQHNMQQQQQQQQQQQQQQQQQQQQRHDMQQQQLQLHQMQMQQLHQQQMQQHLQQQQQQHQSQCSPPQHSPSTPQSVGGSASMGSPQPAPQQPHPSQIQAHAQVLSQVSIY